From the genome of Terriglobales bacterium:
CGCCACGGAAGAACTGGGCGCCGGCGCGCACAACACGCTCGGCCACGGCCGTGGCCTGTTCGCGGCTCTCCACGGCACAGGGGCCGGCGATGATGGCCAACTCCGTGCCCCCAATGGTCGCCGGCGAATCGGGAAAACGGATGACGGTTTTCTCTTCCTTGACGTCGCGGCTCACCAGCTTGTAGGGCTTGGTGACCCGGATGACTTCGGCGACGCCAGGCATTTCCTCGAGGCCACCGCCTTCGATCGGGCCCTGGTTTCCGGTGATGCCGATGGCGGTGCGCGACGCCCCCGGCATGGAATGGGCGCGAAAGCCCAAGCTCTCGATCTTGGCGCAGACCGCTCGCACCTGCTCTTCGGTAGCGTGCGTCTGCATCACGACCAGCATCTTCAGTTTCCTCGGGAGGAACCAGTGTAAACGGCGCCCGCGGGTTCCGGCAATCAGCCGCCGAGCGTTGCAGACTTGGCGTTTCTTGCAACGCCTTCATCCGATTCACCGAGTTCACACTGACGAATGCAATCGGGGCGTGAGCGACGCGGATGGCCCGGCGTTGTATCCTGAATCGGATTGAAGATCCGGGAGCACATCCCGCTCGCACCCCTCACCACCCTGAAACTCGGCGGGCCCGCTCGCTACCTCGCCGAGGCGGCAACCGTGGAAGAGGTGCGAGCCGCAGTGGACTTCGCTCGGGGCCGTGGACTGCCGCTGTTTGTGCTGGGTGGCGGCAGCAATCTGGTAGTGGCCGACGGCGGCTTTCCCGGCTTGGTGCTGCGTATATGCCTCACGGGCGTCGAAGCGCGGCAGGAAGGCGATAAGGCCATTTTCGAAGCCGGCGCCGGCGAGGACTGGGACGCGTTCGTGGCGCACGCGGTCTCCCAAGGGTGCGCTGGGCTGGAGTGCATGAGCGGCATCCCCGGCACGGTGGGCGGCACGCCCATCCAGAACGTGGGCGCCTACGGACAAGAGGTCGGGGAGACCATCGATGCGGTCCGCGTCCTGGACCTTGAAAGCAATCAGGTGCAGGAACTGTGCAATCCCGCCTGCGAGTTTGCCTATCGCTCCAGCGTCTTCAACACCAGCCGCCGTGGGCGCTACATCGTGCTTGCCGTGCGCTTCGCGCTGGAGCCGGGAGGAACTCCACACATCGTCTATGCCGACCTGAAAAAGCACTTTGCAGGACTGGATGGCCTCCCCTCGCTGGCGGAGGTGAGGCTGGCCGTGCGGCAGATTCGCCTCAGCAAAGCCATGCTGATCGTCGAGGGCGACGAAGATTGCCGCTCGGCAGGCTCCTTCTTCAAGAATCCCGTAGTCAGCGAGGAACAGTACCGCGCTTTGGCTGAGGTTGCAGCGGGCCGCAGCCTCTCGGTGCCACGCTTCACCGTCCCCAGTGGACAAGTGAAGGTGCCGGCGGCGTGGCTGGTAGAGCAGTCGGGTTTTCCCAAGGGCTATGCGCGAGGTTCTGTGGGCATCTCGCGAAAACACGCACTGGCCATCGTAAACCGGGGCGGGGCCTCGGCTGCCGAAGTCGTGGCCTTGAAGGATGCGATCCAAGCTCGCGTCGAGGAAATGTTCGGAGTCCGGCTGGTACCGGAACCCGTCTTCCTGGGATTCGAGGGGGATTAGTTGCCCTACGTTCCGCCTGTTTTTCTGCGGAAGGGGTGCTCGAAGCTCAGATACAGGATCAATCCCTTCTCTCCACTGCTGGGGCCCACCCCCACCGGTACCGCAACTCCAGGGACGATCTGCAGCCCGTTGGAGAAGTTGTGCGCCCAGCGAATGCCCGGGCTGAGCAACAGACTGCCTTCGCGGCGGGTCGTGCCGGGCGCCACCACGGTGTCCATGCTGCTCCAGAGGGTTTCCAGCATCACGTTGAAGCGAGGATGTGCCAGCCAGACGAAGCTCTGGCCCAGGTTGTAGCCGGCCACAAACGCCTTGTCGCCGGCCTCGTTTCTGGCGGATGGGATGAACGTCGCACCCGCATTCCAATGGGTCACGAGACGGCGAGCGGGTCGGATGCTGACGGGCAGGTTGGTCTGCACACCGACGCCACCCGCGCTTCTTCCCTGCCGGTAGTCGCCGGTGGGCACCAGGAGACTGACGCGTGGGGAAAAGGCGAAGCGGGCGCTGGCGTCGCCCACGGCCTGATAGCGGTAGTTCAGCGCCAGATCGCCCAAGCCTCCACCTGAACCGGAAAGCGCTCCCGCATGCGCCGCTGAAAGTGTGTAGCTCAGCTGGTTGCGTGGCGCAGCGTTCACCGGCCACTCCTGGGTGAAGGTGTAGGTCCAATCGCGGCTGTTCCAGAAGCGCTGAAAGCTCTGAATGTGCTGCACCACTCCCCACTCCTGGTTGTAGGCCTCTTCGATAAGGAAGCTGTTGTCGGCGATGGGAGCAGGCTCTTCATCAGCCAGCGAAG
Proteins encoded in this window:
- a CDS encoding UDP-N-acetylmuramate dehydrogenase, which encodes MKIREHIPLAPLTTLKLGGPARYLAEAATVEEVRAAVDFARGRGLPLFVLGGGSNLVVADGGFPGLVLRICLTGVEARQEGDKAIFEAGAGEDWDAFVAHAVSQGCAGLECMSGIPGTVGGTPIQNVGAYGQEVGETIDAVRVLDLESNQVQELCNPACEFAYRSSVFNTSRRGRYIVLAVRFALEPGGTPHIVYADLKKHFAGLDGLPSLAEVRLAVRQIRLSKAMLIVEGDEDCRSAGSFFKNPVVSEEQYRALAEVAAGRSLSVPRFTVPSGQVKVPAAWLVEQSGFPKGYARGSVGISRKHALAIVNRGGASAAEVVALKDAIQARVEEMFGVRLVPEPVFLGFEGD
- a CDS encoding transporter, with translation MTFHTPVGQSRNADESERSPSTPTTSLADEEPAPIADNSFLIEEAYNQEWGVVQHIQSFQRFWNSRDWTYTFTQEWPVNAAPRNQLSYTLSAAHAGALSGSGGGLGDLALNYRYQAVGDASARFAFSPRVSLLVPTGDYRQGRSAGGVGVQTNLPVSIRPARRLVTHWNAGATFIPSARNEAGDKAFVAGYNLGQSFVWLAHPRFNVMLETLWSSMDTVVAPGTTRREGSLLLSPGIRWAHNFSNGLQIVPGVAVPVGVGPSSGEKGLILYLSFEHPFRRKTGGT